The following proteins are co-located in the Trichomycterus rosablanca isolate fTriRos1 chromosome 14, fTriRos1.hap1, whole genome shotgun sequence genome:
- the LOC134326553 gene encoding zinc finger protein 180-like: IHTGEKPYQCSQCGKSFNGQSHLKIHQHIHTGEKPYQCSQCGKSFNGQSDLKIHQRIHTGEKPYQCSQCGKSFNVQSNLKKHQRIHTGEKPYQCSHCGKSFNQQSALKIHQRIHTGEKPYQCSQCGKSFNGQSNLKNHQRIHTGEKPYQCSQCGKSFNGQSDLKIHQRIHTGEKPYQCSQCGKSFNGQSNLKKHQRIHTGEKPYQCSQCGKSFNGQSALKIHQRIHTGEKPYQCSQCGKSFNGLSDLKIHQRIHTGEKPYQCSQCGKSFNIQSNLKKHQRIHILQK, encoded by the coding sequence attcacactggagagaaaccatatcagtgctcacagtgtggaaagagttttaatggacagagccatctcaaaatacaccagcacattcacactggagagaaaccgtatcagtgctcacagtgtggaaagagttttaatggacagagtgatctcaaaatacaccagcgcattcacactggggagaaaccgtatcagtgctcacagtgtggaaagagttttaatgtacagagtaatctcaaaaaacaccagcgcattcacactggagagaaaccgtatcagtgctcacactgtggaaagagttttaatcaacagagtgctctcaaaatacaccagcgcattcacactggagagaaaccgtatcagtgctcacagtgtggaaagagttttaatggacagagtaatctcaaaaatcaccagcgcattcacactggagaaaaaccatatcagtgctcacagtgtggaaagagttttaatggacagagtgatctcaaaatacaccagcgcattcacactggagagaaaccgtatcagtgctcacagtgtggaaagagttttaatgggcagagtaatctcaaaaaacaccagcgcattcacactggagaaaaaccatatcagtgctcacagtgtgggaagagttttaatggacagagtgctctcaaaatacaccagcgcattcacactggagagaaaccatatcagtgctcacagtgtggaaagagttttaatggactgAGTGAtctgaaaatacaccagcgcattcacactggagagaaaccatatcagtgctcacagtgtggaaagagttttaatatacagagtaatctcaaaaaacaccagcgcattcacattttacagaaatga